The Humulus lupulus chromosome 3, drHumLupu1.1, whole genome shotgun sequence genome window below encodes:
- the LOC133825405 gene encoding uncharacterized protein LOC133825405 — protein MGDFNAAFYPNDRRGGRCILKKELEDARSWLDLGLVEEMNLLGTFYTWSNNQEGDNRIYSKLDRVFFNEDWLDIFSSVIAAAHWEVSSDHCAVILKQTGISNEGFAPFRFYNMWTSHPQFRSTVLTNWNKALRIKGCGLDQIIGDVARNFEDSKAEFQKARSDLFSDPQNQILASAERVSFQIFKQQETIYGSYLRQKSKIEWIQFGNENSSYFHAYIKQRKRANRIASNVTEDGRVEDSYPKVISHFINHFKSVLGCPNKATGNVAYAITNLGPVLSIEDQLELIKPFSNKDVKAALFSISSIKSPGPDGFGAGFFKSLWKDIGKEVSKAVLEFF, from the exons ACCCAAATGACAGAAGAGGTGGCAGGTGTATTTTGAAAAAAGAGCTTGAAGATGCTAGGAGTTGGCTTGATCTTGGTCTGGTGGAAGAAATGAATTTACTGGGTACCTTTTACACATGGTCTAATAATCAAGAAGGGGATAATCGAATATACTCTAAACTAGATAGAGTCTTTTTCAATGAGGACTGGCTGGACATTTTCTCGTCTGTTATAGCTGCTGCTCATTGGGAAGTGTCTTCTGATCATTGTGCTGTTATTCTGAAGCAAACTGGTATTTCAAATGAGGGTTTTGCTCCTTTTCGGTTCTATAATATGTGGACAAGCCACCCTCAGTTCAGATCTACTGTCTTAACTAATTGGAACAAAGCTCTTAGAATAAAGGGATGTGGATTAGATCAA ATTATTGGGGATGTGGCTAGGAACTTTGAAGACAGTAAAGCTGAGTTTCAAAAGGCTCGGTCTGATCTTTTCTCTGACCCGCAGAATCAGATTTTAGCTTCAGCAGAGAGAGTATCATTTCAGATATTTAAACAGCAAGAGACGATTTATGGCAGCTACCTTAGGCAAAAAAGTAAGATAGAGTGGATTCAATTCGGCAATGAAAATTCCTCCTACTTTCATGCCTATATAAAGCAACGGAAGAGAGCTAATAGGATTGCTTCTAATGTAACAGAAGATGGTAGAGTAGAGGACAGTTATCCTAAGGTAATTAGTCACTTTATTAACCATTTTAAATCAGTCCTGGGTTGTCCTAATAAAGCTACAGGGAATGTTGCTTATGCCATAACAAATTTGGGTCCTGTTTTGAGTATTGAAGACCAGCTGGAACTCATCAAACCTTTCTCAAACAAAGATGTTAAAGCAGCTTTGTTTAGTATCAGCTCTATAAAGAGTCCTGGTCCAGATGGTTTTGGGGCTGGGTTTTTCAAAAGCTTATGGAAAGACATAGGAAAGGAGGTTTCTAAGGCTGTCCTTGAATTTTTTTGA